In the Eptesicus fuscus isolate TK198812 chromosome 22, DD_ASM_mEF_20220401, whole genome shotgun sequence genome, ggggatggagcccgcaacccaggcaggggccctgtccaggaatcaaactgtgacctcctggttcataggtcgacactcaaccactgagccacgtggccagACAGGTctcacattttttattgtatagAAGAACCTCTCCCTACCCCCATGAATTTTATTCAGGTCTTGAGGATGCTCATACATTACTTCttgatttttattacttttacccTCAAAGAGGTAACATTACAGGCATCTGCCTGAGGCCGGTTACTGACCACACAACCAGTCTCTCACCGTAAACCAAGTTCTGATCCTTAGAAATGCTTATTTCCAGGCCTCCTTCTACGTCCATGTCAATACCGATTGCCGGTGAGTCCGAATCTCTGGAAGAAGACAGAAAAGGAGGAGAAACTCTCAAAATCCATCTTGGAATAGCAGGTATGGCTGTGCCGTTCACTGGGTTTGTAATTGGTGAGATTTGCATGATCCCTCCCACATTTAAAATCCTGTGGGGATGTCACTTGACCCATTTTATTAGAAATactatacaataaaaacaaagttttacTTAAGGTAGAGTTCTGTTAAATCTTATGAAAATACCATAGTTCTTCAGTAAACTAAGGTattaagtttcattttcttgtaatAGGGTTGTTTACATTGCACTGATTTCAAGGAATCTCTTTCACTCTGCAGTTTGCTTTTCTTGATCATGAACTTGGCAGTTGATAAAACCCGCAGATTAGAATGCACTTGACCGTTGTCTTGTGAGCAGTGACAGGAACATGATGTTCTGACATATTGCAGATCTCTCAGCAAAGAGCGCCTCTGTTCCGGATGAGCTCGGAGCCTGCGGACATTCGAGAACGTCGAGCCACGCGAGCCAGCAGTCCAAAGTATCAGGTAGGGGCTGGACGTGACGTTCCCCAGGCCGGTATTGCTCTAAAGCAGCAACGGGGAACCTttctcctgccaagggccatttgggtgtttacttactttttaaaatatattgttagtgatttcagagaggaagacagaggagagagagagataggaacatcagtggtgagagagaatcactgattagatGCCTCCTGCAATCGccccactgggcatcgagccgggatcctggttcctaggtcgatgctcacccactgagccacatattTATATCATTCTTGGACCTTCCAGAATTGTCAACTGAAACATTAGCcggctatatttggtcagacatttaattcaCTCACCCcggatgccttggcagggccagacccaatgctGTCCCGGGCCttctacggcccgcaggccagatgttccccatccctgctctaaAGGTACCAGCAGTGGCTGCGGTGCGGGAGGAGAGGGTTGGTCGCAGAGGGTCTGGGATGGGCGTCATGTCCTGAGCGAGCTTCTCTGACCACAGGGTACAGCTCGTGCCACTCCCGGTCATCCAGTCTCTCTGAGCTCTGCCACAGGAGAAACACCTCTGTGGGAAGTACATCGACGGGCGTGGAAAGTATTCTAGAGCCATGCGATGAAACTGAGCAGAAAGGAGCTGAGCCAAATCCCGATGCAGCTGATAGAGAAGACTCGGCCTCAGAGACACTCAGCAGGTACCCTTCGGGCCTCAGCCCCAtggagccgggggtggggggtcacaACACAATATAAAGaaggacattttaaatattctttccaaAGGTGCCCGGTGAAACAAGATTCTGTAGAATTTCAGCTGAAGCGAGTCGATGACACCAGAGTGGACGCCGACGACATTGTGGAGAAGATACTTCAAAGCCAGGACTTCAGCCTGGACTCCAGTGCGGAAGGTGCGTGGTGGCCGTCGGGCGCATGTGCCGTGGGCCAGCCCAGCCGGGGTAGCCGGGTCAGCCGGGACGAGGCACACATCACCACGCTGTCCGTGCGCATTGCTGAAATGCACTTTATGCCCAAAGAAATCCGAAGATAACCTTGTAGCTCATTGGGTTCTAAGAGTGGATATTAAATTCGGTAAAgaacaagctttttaaaaaatttttaaatacatttttattgatttcagagaggaagggggggacagagagaaatatcagtgatgagagagaatcattaatttgctgcctcctgcacgcccaccactgggaatcgagcccacaacgcgggcatgtgccctgaccagtaatagaaccatgacctcctggttcataggtcaaggctcaaccacagagccacactggccaggcaagaatgGACTTTTAAAAGCTCAATTTTAAAGAAAGCTCttaactgtattttttaattatgtgtcAGTGTCTACCATGTTTGTATACCCTATGATGGATATTTACATCTGCTTTTTCATAACTGGACATAAGTGCCTTGAAACTTCAAGGCACTTATGTCCAGTTATGGAAGGTTGCAGTGTGGAAGGTTGGGTGGTTAACTTGAAATGAGAGTGAATAACAGAATCCTGCGCTCCCTCAGCATTTGCGCTGAAACTGAAAATGTCCATGCCACCGGTTGAAAGGTGGAGTTATTCCTGCTGGTGTGAGCAGAGAGCAGTTTAACAGCGGGCGTGGTTTCCTTGCATGACTGGTTGTAAAGAGAAATCATTAAGCCTCTCGTGGAAATTCGTAGGACGAGCTGTCTTCTTTATTCAGTTTTAAGAAAAACAGCTTTAGGAAAGTTGAGGAGAAATAACTATTATTTAGAAGTAATAGTTATAGAAATAACATGTCTATAgcttttttaaagtctttaatttctttaataaaacgGAAATGTAAAGCGTGGATTTATGACACCGTGAATGGTACTGGACAATACTAACTGCCCACAACGCTGCTGTCACTGCAGAGGAAGGACTGCGGCTGTTCGTAGGCCCTGGAGGAAGGACGACCTTCGGCAGCCACCATCCTCCCAGCCGGTAAGGAGCCCCCAGGGCCTTGTTCAAGTAAAGAGTACACTGGCCTCGCCCTTTAAGTCCCATGAGCAGAGGATGAAGGTTAACAGGCTGAGGAACACTGATCTAAGCAGTTAGTACGAGCGGATCGGACACTGGACCAATCCAGTGTCTTCATTATAAACAgtgaatatttcttttctttttattataaatttttagcTTTGATATTTACTAATTATATAATCTTGAGAATgtaacttaattcttttttttttaaatatatcttattgattttttacagagaggaagggagagggtagagttagaaacatcgatgagagagaaaacatcaatcagctgcctcctgcacacacccctactggggatgtgcccgcaaccaaggtacatgcccttgaccggaatcgaacctgggacccttcagtccacaggccgacgctctatcccctgagccaaactggttagggctaacaGTGAATATTTCAAGTATTTTCTATCTGTGATGCCTTTAAACCCTGTGGAAATCAGATCTAGTAGAAAATGCCCAACACACCGCTCTCCCTTCAGAGCCAGGGTTAACTGGGACGATTTCAAACGCTGCCACTCAGAATTTTGACCTTTCCCCCTGCTGTTTAGAGTGGTGTCCGGAGCCTACGAACAAGTTGTGATCAAACGCTAGACGCCCAGCTGGCGAGCGGCGGCTTCCCTGCGGGTGTGAGAGGCGGGCAGCTGAGCGGTCAGGCGCTCTCCCGGGAGAAGGCGGATCTGTTTGGAAAAGGAGGCGTGTCCGTGTGTCCCAAGGAAAGCCAGCGCACACAGGGACCATCAGACGGGAGTGTCGGGGCCCCGCGTGTCGTGCGTGTGGAAGTCCCCGGCTTCCGGGGTCACTGCCCGAGATCATGCAAAGACCGCTCTTTCTTTCAAAACCCCCTGGAGGGGAAACAGCACTTGCACCCGGGTCTAGTTAGTGTGGAAGCATAAAACCTGCGGTTGAGGTGCGCAACAGATTCTAATTCCTTAATTTTATGTTGGAGAGACAATACATGACGATAAAGACCCTATCAATTCTGTCAAGATAGTTGTAACTCCTGCTAAGagaattttgcatatattatacTAC is a window encoding:
- the EEIG2 gene encoding EEIG family member 2; the protein is MMKKKKFKFKVDFELDELSSVPFVNGVLFCKMRLLDGGSFSAESPREVVQANCVHWRKKFSFMCKMSASAATGILDPCIYRVSVRKELKGGKAYAKLGFADLNLAEFAGSGNTTRRCLLEGYNTKNTRQDNSILKVFISMQLMSGDPCFKTPPSTSMSIPIAGESESLEEDRKGGETLKIHLGIADLSAKSASVPDELGACGHSRTSSHASQQSKVSGYSSCHSRSSSLSELCHRRNTSVGSTSTGVESILEPCDETEQKGAEPNPDAADREDSASETLSRCPVKQDSVEFQLKRVDDTRVDADDIVEKILQSQDFSLDSSAEEEGLRLFVGPGGRTTFGSHHPPSRVVSGAYEQVVIKR